Within the Aspergillus luchuensis IFO 4308 DNA, chromosome 5, nearly complete sequence genome, the region CCTGTTCAATATCCTCAAGCATATGACGAGAGCCAGAACGGTACAGTAGTCTTGTCGGATGGTTTGCCCGTTTCCCACCAATCGGCTCCCGGATTCCCAGATTCCTGGGTTTTGGTTTTGCCCAGGTGTCGCTGGGCTGCCTCATTGTTGCGAGATCTCCGCCCCGCGCGTGACCAGACGGGCAATGTCCGAGGGCCTGTCATGTGTGACCAGTCACCAAGGTCGGTATCTGTCGAGCGCACCATAATCTGAAGGCGTCCGAACGTGAACGTTGAGTACAGTATGCAACAAGCAATCGGTTTGAAGCAGACATACGCCGACTCACGGTTGCTTGACCGAAGCGAACCGGGGAAGTTACCCAGCTCTCGCGACGTCATTGATCCTTTGCGTTACTGTATTGTGTAGGACGAGGATATACTACAGATGGGATCTATTTCGAGTGAATACTGTATACATTGTACCACCAAAATGAAGCTAACTACTGTACATGACTAGCAGCGGGCATTGACGGATACGGACCTCCGTTCCATACGGGCCTCCATTCTGCCTGTGATGCACGATATGGCACCGATGCTGGTAAGAACCGACGGCATGGCGCGAGCagatcttggcttccttgcgTCATGAGTGGATATACTCTGGCAAGTACTAGTCCCCAGCACCGCGTAGAGGTGACTGCTCATAGCTGGGGTGCCTCAGAACGAGGTCCTAAGAAAAAAACGAACCTGTTCATCTGGGAACGGTCCAGGGCACAGGTGATGCAACATGGGGCCGATGGCCATGAAGGGGATATCTCCGGAGAGAATGACACTCAACAGGCCCGCCACTCCTGTGAGGGGATATCTCCGGAGAGATTGATActaaacaggcccaccactcctgtcaggggctatctccggaGAGAATAATActaaacaggcccaccactcctgtcaggggatatctccggaggagaatgatactcaacaggcccaccactcctgtcaggggctatctccagaggagaatgatactcaacaggcccaccactcctgtcaggggctatctccagaggagaatgatactcaacaggcccaccactcctgccaggggctatctccagaggagaatgatactaaacaggcccaccactcctgtcaggggaTATCTCCGAGGAGATCGTACAACACAGGCCCGCCATTCCTGTGAAGGTGCACACTGTTGCGCTGGCGCATTCCAGTGAGTGAGGACAAGAAGCCTGGTCCTGGAGTGAACAGGACTGGGAGACGCCGGCCTTATATCTCCAAGCGCTCCGGTCGCCCGGCAAGACCAACCGTGCAGCATTAGCATCCAGCCTCGCCAGATTAAGGACCATCATGTGGTGCAGAAGAACTTCGAGAGTCGTTAAGTGCCGGGTGGGGTATCTGGCCATCTGTGCGCTTGCTCCCTCTTACTAAATGCTCAGGGGCATATGGTGACCATATACGAAGAGCAAAGCCCGACCCTACGTCCAGAAATGACCATGCCCTCTCAGGGTTTCGGCCCCAAGACATCAGGGCCTCAATGAAAGGTGGGGCCGACTGGGAAAATGAAATGATCGGCGTGGACATGGCAGGGTGAAGATGTGCGCGACTGGTGGGACAGCGCCGCTGGTCAGTAGGCGTTTCAAGTACACAGAAATACTTGGAAAACGGGTTGCATGTCTGCGCAAGTGGGCTTTGCCACTTGGAAACTATCGGGCAACCGTGGTCCAACAGAGTAATATGATTCTCTGTTCCTTCTTTCGTCAGACATTCCAGTTTCTACAGCACCTCTGCCTGTACCCAACCGCTATTTGTTGCCCATGACGTCATATTTCGTATCGTGTGCAAAAATGTCAAATGTTTCAAAAACCCTTGGGGAGCTTCTGATCTTCTAGACTGTTTGAAACAAAGAATTGAAACTCAATGAAACAGATTCAGATCACCCAGCACCACTTAACCTTGAATTTCGTTACTCTGCATCAGGCCTTTTGATTGGGCCCTCGCTTTGCCCTCAGACTAAAGAAGAGAGCGACCCTCAACGAGAATGCAAATTCATCTCCGCCCTTTGCTGTGGACGAATGAGATGGCATTGTGTCGGGTGGGTGATTTCCCTGGCTCACTGACCCGGGTCTAATGAGTAGAAATTCCTCAGCAACGGTGACAGGCACGCTCAAATAAGGTTTGTTGGAGCTTTCTTAGTTCCAGCTCTACCGCTGAGGTTTTCTTGCTCGCTATTCAGGGGTATAAGCCCCGTAGTGGGTTTTTCTTGTTTGATTCTCGCATCTTCCCAGTTCCGAGGCGTTGACACAGCTCTTGTATGATTGCGCTATTTGTGGTCCTGGCAACACTGCGCTTGGCATAGGGGTAAAGAATGAACATGATCTTCCGGATTACTCTACGGATGGATAAGGACAAAACAAAAGGGTCAATGTTCCGTCTTAGGGTGGGAAACCGCGGAACGTCTCCATGCAATGGTTGACCAGAACCAGCAGTCATGGTAAACAGAGCGGTGGCAACATACAGGCTGGTACCGTGTACTCAAGATGGAATAACTCAGTCATTCAGAACCTGTCCGTTGGAGAACAGAGAAAGTTGTCGCTGTGATTGTCTTGGTGGATACTCCCATCTAGAGGGCCAGGCGGTTGTACTCGCAGCAATGGAATTGCCTGACTCTGCACTCTGAGTTTCATCACATACAATTATGAGTAGTCATGCTTCTTTCAGCTACGATTGTCTGTGCTTTTACTGCACCTGAACCTACCAGTTGAGACCGCGATAGTAGTGATGGTAGATGTACACAGGCGTTTTCCCCCTTCATTGCCGGATACTTAAGGACTAGTAAGAAAACGAAGAATCCAATTCTCTTGAGCTCGTACGATATAAAGTGGTGCAGTTATAGTTGGTCCGCCAACGAAGGTGCCGAGCCCCAGCCTAAGGACAGAATATGGAGGCTGGACATATGCCAAACGAAATATCGTAAGTGGTCGCA harbors:
- a CDS encoding uncharacterized protein (TransMembrane:1 (o20-39i)); amino-acid sequence: MTSRELGNFPGSLRSSNRESAYVCFKPIACCILYSTFTFGRLQIMVRSTDTDLGDWSHMTGPRTLPVWSRAGRRSRNNEAAQRHLGKTKTQESGNPGADWWETGKPSDKTTVPFWLSSYA